A segment of the Nonlabens spongiae genome:
AAAACGCAATATTAATTGTAGAATTTGCGGTTCAAAGAAGGAAAATGGGTGAGAGTATCCTAAATGCTGCCATCGATGGAGCAAAGTCAAGACTAAGACCTATTCTTATGACTTCTTTTGCTTTTATTCTAGGATTATTGCCACTAGTTCTAGCACAAGGTGTAGGTGCCGAAGGAAATAAATCTATAGGAACTGGTGCTGCTGGTGGTATGCTCATAGGAACTTTACTGGGATTATTTGTCATTCCCATCCTATTTATTTTCTTCCAGTGGATACATGAAAAAGTGTCGGGCAAACAAAATGTTCAATCAATTGAAAGTTAAGCTAATGAACGCAATTCAAACTATATATCGAGCAAAATACCTCACCTTAATTGCTATAGCACTCACTTTACAAAGTTGTTTTGTCGCTAAGGATTATGTTCAGCCTGAAATGGAGGAGACTGAAAACTTATATCGTACTGATAACCTACCACAAGATAGCCTATCGATGGCAGCGGTTTCATGGAAAGAGATGTTTCTCGACTCCTATCTGTCTAGCTACATAGAAGAAGGTCTACAAAACAATTTAGACATACGAGTAGCCATTCAGCAAATCGTTGCCGCTGAAGCGTACATGAAGCAGGGTAAGGCTGGCTATTTACCTACACTCTCCACCACCGCACAGGCTACGCACCAGGAACTTTCTAAGAATAGTCAATTTGGTGGTTTCTTTTCTTCAATCGATCAGTATGAACTTTCAGGTAGTTTGTCTTGGGAAGCTGATATATGGGGAAAAATTAGAAGTAACAAACGAGCTGGAGAAGCGAGTTTTCTACAAACTGTTGCCGCTCACAAAGCTGTAAAGACAGAACTCATTGCGGCCATTGCGTCTAATTACTTTAAACTTCTAGCTCTTGATGAGCAACTACGCATTACTAAATCGACCATAAGAACTAGAGATAGTAGTGTTATTACAATAAAAGCGCTTAAAGAAGCAGGTGACGTTACTCAGGTCGCAGTAGATCAATATATCGCTCAGTACAACAATGCAAAAGCTCTGCAATTAGATATAGAATATGAAATTTTCAGGACAGAAAACAGCCTTAATCTCCTATTGGGAAGGCCAGGAAGACTTGTTGAACGTAGTGAACTTACACAGCAAGAAATTAACGCTGATATATCAATAGGAGTTCCTACTGCTCTCTTAAGAAATAGGCCTGATGTTATAGCTTCTGAATATGGCTTGATCAATGCGTTTGAACTTACAAACGTGGCACGGAGCAATTTCTACCCATCCCTAACAATAACGGGATCTGGAGGTTTTCAAAGTCTAGATATTGAGAAAATTCTAAACGCTAATTCCCTATTTGCAACAGTAGTAGGAGGTCTAACCCAACCCATATTTAACCAGCGTAGTATAAGAACGCAACATGAGGTTGCAAAAGCACAGCAGGAACAAGCATTTATAGAATTTAGAAAAACCCTGCTCACAGCAGGTAATGAAGTGTCAAACGCTTTGTACGCCTATAAAACCGAATCTGAAAAATTCAAATTTCGTAAAAAGGAAGTAGAATCACTAAGACAGGCTGAATCTGATTCTGAAGTCTTGCTGAAAAATGGATATGCAAACTACCTGGATTTACTTACTGCAAGAGAAAGCGCACTAAACGCTGAATTAAATGTCATTGATAATAAATTGCAACAATTGTTAACGATCGTTGATTTATATGAAGCACTAGGTGGAGGCTGGAGATAACAGATACTCTCAAGGATTTTAAAAACAAGTAGTTGTTTAATTTTGGCCATAATGTTGACCCTTATGATAAGCAAGTTAGAGTTATTGCAAGCCTCAGTTAAAAATTTCACTCGTTACGGCAGCAAGCGTGTTACGATGGATGAACTTTCTAAAACCTTGGGAATATCAAAAAAAACAATATACCATCATTTTCAAAGTAAAGAGGAGTTAATCAATGCTAGTATTAATCATCTTATAATCCACTATAAGAAAAATATTGACCAAGTCCTTTCTAAGAATCAGGATCCCATTATCAGTATCATATTACTTTACAAAAAAGGTTTTGAAGAACTACGTTCATTAACACCGTCCTTTCTTTATGGATTAGGGAAGTATTATCCAGAAGCTAAGAAGATTTTTGATGACTTCCGTAGATTCTTTGTTGATCATCTTATCCACGGACTCCTAGAAGATGCTAAATCCCGTAATCTAATCCATAAAAGCGTCAATATCAACCTGTTTTGTGACTTGTATTTTAGAAGAATCGAAGACTTATCTCATACAAATGATTCCTTACTGCTCGACTACTCAAACGATGAACTTTTAAAACACATGATCATTTTTAATATGAAAGGAATTTTAACTGAAACGCATTTGAATTCCTTTAACCTTAGTATTGATCTATAAATAACAAGCCATTGTACAACAATCAGTTCAAGCCACTGAAATCAAATTGATCCCGCTTTCGCGAAAGCGGAAACCTCAAAACCACATTATTCCCCAGTCCTACCTCCCAGCCTATCGAGAACCTCTTTTGAAACGTCCAATGTCCTAATGGGGAAAGGAATATTGATATTGTTCTCTGCAAAGACATCATTGATCAGTAAAATGGCTTTGTGCTGGGCATCATACATCTGGCTTTTCTTGACAAACTCAGTCCAGAACCGCACCATAAAATTAATGGAAGAGTCGCCAAATTCAGTAAAATAAAACTCGATGCGCTCTCCTACTTTTTGCTCAAATTCAGATGCGATCGCGTCTTTTACCAGCTGCTCCACTTGTCGCAGGTTTGAGCCGTAAGCCACACCGCAGGTTACGGCAATTCTGGAGCGATTTGCTAGCGAAAAATTCACAAAAGGCTCCTCGATAAACTTAGAGTTAGGCATAATGACATACTGGTTATCAGGTCGTCTCAGGACCAGGTTGCGCAAGCTTATTTCATGAACAAAACCGCTGTGCTCACTGGTCTCGATGTAGTCTCCTATTTTGATTTTAGGTAAAAAGGACAGCATGATCCCTGAAAAGGTGTTGCTCAAAGTGCCTTGAAGGGCAAGTCCTATCGCCAGCGCTACCACTCCGGCACCAGCCAGCAAACTGGTTAATGCCTTATC
Coding sequences within it:
- a CDS encoding efflux RND transporter permease subunit, encoding NAILIVEFAVQRRKMGESILNAAIDGAKSRLRPILMTSFAFILGLLPLVLAQGVGAEGNKSIGTGAAGGMLIGTLLGLFVIPILFIFFQWIHEKVSGKQNVQSIES
- a CDS encoding efflux transporter outer membrane subunit, with the translated sequence MNAIQTIYRAKYLTLIAIALTLQSCFVAKDYVQPEMEETENLYRTDNLPQDSLSMAAVSWKEMFLDSYLSSYIEEGLQNNLDIRVAIQQIVAAEAYMKQGKAGYLPTLSTTAQATHQELSKNSQFGGFFSSIDQYELSGSLSWEADIWGKIRSNKRAGEASFLQTVAAHKAVKTELIAAIASNYFKLLALDEQLRITKSTIRTRDSSVITIKALKEAGDVTQVAVDQYIAQYNNAKALQLDIEYEIFRTENSLNLLLGRPGRLVERSELTQQEINADISIGVPTALLRNRPDVIASEYGLINAFELTNVARSNFYPSLTITGSGGFQSLDIEKILNANSLFATVVGGLTQPIFNQRSIRTQHEVAKAQQEQAFIEFRKTLLTAGNEVSNALYAYKTESEKFKFRKKEVESLRQAESDSEVLLKNGYANYLDLLTARESALNAELNVIDNKLQQLLTIVDLYEALGGGWR
- a CDS encoding TetR/AcrR family transcriptional regulator — translated: MISKLELLQASVKNFTRYGSKRVTMDELSKTLGISKKTIYHHFQSKEELINASINHLIIHYKKNIDQVLSKNQDPIISIILLYKKGFEELRSLTPSFLYGLGKYYPEAKKIFDDFRRFFVDHLIHGLLEDAKSRNLIHKSVNINLFCDLYFRRIEDLSHTNDSLLLDYSNDELLKHMIIFNMKGILTETHLNSFNLSIDL
- a CDS encoding mechanosensitive ion channel family protein codes for the protein MKNYIGLIQEQGMWSKLSDKLYGWWDAIILRLPNLALAIVVMVVFFFIAKGLSAVLRKIFRKYLKNQSIRRIIVKIIYAITLVIGFFIALGVMDLDKALTSLLAGAGVVALAIGLALQGTLSNTFSGIMLSFLPKIKIGDYIETSEHSGFVHEISLRNLVLRRPDNQYVIMPNSKFIEEPFVNFSLANRSRIAVTCGVAYGSNLRQVEQLVKDAIASEFEQKVGERIEFYFTEFGDSSINFMVRFWTEFVKKSQMYDAQHKAILLINDVFAENNINIPFPIRTLDVSKEVLDRLGGRTGE